The following coding sequences are from one Oscillospiraceae bacterium window:
- a CDS encoding glycosyltransferase family 4 protein, which produces MKKVFFILGSMRRGGAERVVSILADHYAAKGWDVSIITLLNGECGYPLNPSVKLIDLSGSGSRIGRVPVWIWGLRKHMRIEKPNVVLSFVARINILVLLAAKGLRQRVIVSERNDPVKDGRSGLVRLAVNLLYPEASGIVFQTERAKRYFKKQIADKGIIIGNPIRVSEYAAEKKENKIVSAGRLMTQKNYRMLINAFAKVHTDFPDCKLFIYGEGNLRGELEQQIENCGLTEYVVLPGNVPDVHAHIADAKLFVLSSHYEGLSNALLEAMTIGLPVISTDCAGSDEVIRSGENGLLVPVGDEDAMTAAIKKLLGDGELRRRFSSNAAESAKTFNAEKILQKWSKALEGQNDLECEADEIRDLRQTDRNAAPADQMVGKNRLPVSHG; this is translated from the coding sequence ATGAAGAAAGTCTTTTTTATTCTCGGGAGCATGCGCCGGGGCGGTGCGGAGCGTGTGGTTTCGATTCTTGCCGATCATTACGCGGCTAAGGGTTGGGACGTCAGCATTATAACGCTGTTAAACGGCGAATGCGGATATCCGCTGAATCCCTCTGTTAAACTTATTGATCTCTCCGGAAGCGGGTCCAGAATCGGAAGGGTACCGGTTTGGATTTGGGGACTCCGGAAGCATATGCGTATTGAAAAACCGAATGTAGTTTTATCATTCGTTGCTCGTATCAACATTCTCGTTCTGCTCGCCGCAAAAGGGCTCAGGCAGAGAGTGATCGTCTCGGAGCGAAATGACCCGGTCAAAGACGGTAGAAGCGGTTTGGTCAGACTTGCGGTCAATTTGTTGTATCCGGAAGCAAGCGGCATTGTCTTTCAAACGGAACGGGCAAAACGTTATTTTAAAAAGCAAATTGCCGATAAAGGCATCATCATCGGCAACCCGATTCGGGTAAGCGAGTATGCGGCAGAAAAGAAAGAAAATAAAATTGTCTCCGCCGGACGATTGATGACTCAAAAAAATTACCGGATGCTGATCAACGCGTTTGCGAAAGTACATACGGATTTTCCGGATTGCAAGCTCTTTATATACGGCGAAGGAAATCTGCGCGGTGAATTAGAACAGCAGATTGAGAACTGCGGCTTAACGGAATATGTTGTTCTGCCCGGAAATGTGCCGGATGTTCACGCGCATATAGCTGACGCGAAGCTGTTCGTATTATCGTCCCATTATGAGGGGCTTTCAAACGCTTTGTTGGAAGCCATGACAATAGGTCTTCCGGTAATCTCGACCGACTGCGCCGGTTCGGATGAGGTGATCCGAAGCGGAGAAAACGGGCTTTTGGTTCCGGTCGGAGACGAAGATGCAATGACTGCGGCAATCAAAAAACTGCTCGGTGACGGCGAATTGCGCCGGAGATTCAGCTCAAATGCCGCGGAAAGCGCAAAGACATTTAATGCGGAAAAGATCCTCCAAAAATGGAGCAAAGCTTTGGAAGGCCAAAATGACCTGGAGTGTGAAGCAGATGAAATTCGAGACCTTCGTCAAACAGACCGTAATGCGGCTCCTGCCGACCAAATGGTGGGTAAAAATCGATTACCGGTTTCACATGGGTAA
- a CDS encoding alpha-galactosidase, producing the protein MWDYQDCKVTKTDDGFIIENDMIARKVVFYGNVPVTDFIEDKQSGYRWSSPAVPTAAFCLPVLDFGKCKVSFHCFTDDCLGLSHTGLVMETVFEAENVTVNWQNVIFPGIAFVTTRLSIAVSGNVALGKTEDKITVSEGIENVTLGKKESANQGILIPPPDTIEAVRLNSRHTRLTRARLIDVSDHHNNFVEESTEIPYLMWEQPFQGHFFLFDDYIHGRGILLVKEAPCPAGHLAKTKEDLHTYNGHYAFLMGSGVDYANLPEGDEIPLYQASVGVGEAKTLNDEYKKLYRAQYRGLETRGLYMMSNTWGDRSQDAAVCESFMLGEIERAAQIGIDVVQIDDGWQKGKTANSILVKNKLWSGGYYDNDPDFWKPNVEKFPGGLEVIAKAIKDKNLQLGLWFSPDLVSDYELWEKDAEVLLDLHRKYDARFFKLDGIVLRSKQSEINLLKMMRKVTKESGGKVWFNMDITAQVRLGHLYQKEYGSLFIENRYTDSTNYYPHYTLKNVWELAKYIPVGKCQFELLNMRRNEKLYNERYGEPDPLRPALWPMDTVFACSMAACPLFWMEMSHLTDSDAVLLSDIVRVYKQHRERMAVGNVRPIGELPDGMSNTGFDVDCADGGYLLLFREFSPETTHFYPMESAGTELKVLYTNGNGTIEKVDGGIKVKLEKPASFIFARYSKRQ; encoded by the coding sequence ATGTGGGATTATCAGGACTGTAAAGTGACCAAAACGGATGACGGGTTTATCATTGAAAACGACATGATTGCGCGCAAGGTCGTTTTTTACGGCAATGTGCCCGTGACCGATTTTATAGAAGACAAGCAAAGCGGATATCGGTGGAGTTCGCCTGCCGTTCCGACGGCGGCGTTTTGCCTGCCCGTGCTGGATTTTGGCAAGTGCAAGGTGTCTTTTCACTGCTTCACCGATGACTGTTTGGGGCTTTCGCATACCGGACTCGTCATGGAGACGGTTTTTGAAGCGGAAAACGTCACGGTCAACTGGCAGAATGTGATTTTCCCCGGCATCGCTTTTGTTACGACGAGGTTGTCGATTGCGGTCAGCGGAAATGTCGCGTTGGGCAAAACCGAGGACAAGATCACGGTCAGCGAGGGGATTGAGAACGTCACGTTGGGCAAAAAAGAGTCGGCGAATCAGGGTATTTTGATTCCGCCGCCCGACACGATTGAGGCCGTCCGGCTGAACAGCCGCCACACCCGCCTGACCCGCGCGCGCTTAATCGACGTCTCCGACCACCACAACAATTTTGTCGAGGAGAGCACCGAAATCCCTTATCTGATGTGGGAACAGCCCTTTCAAGGCCATTTCTTTTTGTTCGACGATTATATTCACGGGCGCGGGATACTGCTCGTGAAAGAAGCGCCTTGTCCGGCGGGGCATTTGGCGAAAACTAAAGAAGACCTGCACACCTACAACGGCCACTACGCCTTTTTAATGGGCAGCGGCGTCGATTACGCCAATCTTCCGGAAGGCGACGAGATCCCGTTATATCAGGCCTCCGTGGGCGTCGGTGAGGCAAAGACGCTGAACGACGAATATAAAAAGCTTTATCGCGCGCAGTATCGCGGCCTCGAGACCCGCGGGCTTTATATGATGAGCAACACCTGGGGCGACCGCAGTCAGGATGCGGCGGTCTGCGAATCGTTTATGCTCGGCGAAATCGAGCGCGCCGCGCAGATCGGCATAGACGTGGTGCAGATTGACGACGGCTGGCAGAAGGGCAAGACGGCGAACTCGATTTTGGTGAAAAACAAGCTCTGGAGCGGCGGTTATTACGACAATGACCCGGATTTCTGGAAGCCGAATGTCGAAAAATTTCCGGGTGGGTTGGAAGTCATCGCAAAAGCGATCAAAGATAAAAATTTGCAGCTGGGTTTATGGTTTTCACCCGATCTTGTCAGCGATTATGAACTGTGGGAAAAAGATGCCGAAGTATTATTAGATTTGCACCGCAAATACGACGCGCGGTTTTTCAAGCTGGATGGCATCGTTTTAAGAAGCAAGCAAAGCGAAATCAACCTGCTCAAGATGATGCGCAAAGTCACCAAAGAGAGCGGCGGCAAGGTCTGGTTCAATATGGACATCACCGCGCAAGTTCGCCTCGGCCACTTGTATCAAAAGGAATACGGCAGCTTGTTCATCGAGAACCGCTATACCGATTCGACGAACTATTATCCGCATTACACGCTCAAAAACGTCTGGGAGCTGGCAAAATACATCCCGGTCGGCAAGTGCCAGTTCGAATTGTTGAACATGCGCCGCAATGAAAAGTTATATAACGAGCGGTACGGCGAACCCGACCCGCTGCGCCCGGCATTATGGCCGATGGACACGGTATTTGCCTGCTCGATGGCCGCCTGCCCGTTGTTTTGGATGGAGATGAGCCATCTGACTGACAGTGACGCGGTGCTGCTTTCCGACATCGTACGGGTTTACAAGCAGCACCGTGAGCGGATGGCAGTCGGAAACGTCCGCCCGATTGGCGAATTGCCCGATGGTATGAGCAATACCGGCTTTGACGTCGACTGCGCAGACGGCGGCTATTTGCTCTTGTTCCGTGAGTTTTCTCCGGAAACGACGCATTTTTACCCAATGGAGAGTGCGGGAACGGAATTGAAAGTGCTCTATACCAACGGAAACGGCACGATTGAAAAAGTTGACGGGGGTATCAAAGTGAAACTGGAAAAGCCCGCTTCGTTTATTTTTGCAAGGTACAGTAAAAGGCAATAA
- a CDS encoding glycosyltransferase family 4 protein, which yields MDFADAQKPKMLMTASVASMIDLFNMNNIEILQSMGYEVHVAANFQAGNITSRERVSEFKEKLISLGIKVFDIPIPRNLSAVGSIIKSCRMFRKIYVENHYKLIHCHSPIGGVLARLCARKIREKDGAELIYTAHGFHFYKGAPLSCWLLYYPIERLCSLFTDLLITINQEDFLFAKKHLRSKDTVYVQGVGVDLLKFSEIKGSPDKLRAELGIPNDALSAITVGELNKNKNQKTIIKAIHKNNSDIHYILAGFGREEQRLYKLSKKFGIAERVHFLGYRNDISALFCCVDLFCFPSFREGLSLSLMEAMTSGLPILCSDIRGNRDLIVDGKGGFLCPPRDVSAFAERLKILNNDPALRESFGAFNAERAKFFSSDAVRTKMREIYKKI from the coding sequence ATGGATTTTGCAGATGCTCAAAAACCAAAAATGCTGATGACGGCTTCCGTTGCTTCCATGATCGATTTATTCAACATGAATAACATCGAAATTTTGCAATCCATGGGATATGAAGTCCATGTAGCGGCAAATTTTCAAGCGGGCAATATCACCAGCCGGGAACGTGTCAGCGAATTTAAAGAGAAATTAATTTCTCTGGGCATCAAAGTCTTCGACATTCCGATTCCGAGGAATTTATCCGCTGTCGGAAGCATTATTAAATCCTGCAGGATGTTTCGAAAAATTTACGTCGAAAATCACTATAAACTCATCCATTGCCATTCCCCGATCGGCGGCGTTTTGGCACGGCTCTGCGCGCGTAAAATCAGGGAAAAGGATGGCGCAGAACTGATTTATACGGCGCACGGTTTTCATTTTTATAAGGGCGCTCCATTGAGCTGCTGGCTGCTTTATTACCCGATCGAGCGGCTTTGTTCCTTATTTACCGACCTCTTGATCACCATCAATCAGGAAGATTTTCTCTTTGCGAAGAAGCATCTCCGCTCCAAAGATACTGTCTATGTGCAGGGCGTTGGCGTTGATCTTCTGAAGTTTTCCGAAATTAAAGGTTCTCCCGACAAACTTCGAGCCGAACTCGGTATTCCGAATGATGCTTTATCGGCAATAACGGTTGGCGAGCTCAATAAAAATAAAAACCAAAAGACCATCATAAAAGCTATTCATAAAAATAATAGTGATATTCATTACATATTGGCGGGTTTCGGCAGAGAGGAACAACGACTGTATAAATTATCTAAAAAATTCGGTATCGCGGAACGTGTGCATTTCCTTGGATACAGAAATGATATTTCCGCGCTGTTTTGTTGTGTTGATTTGTTTTGCTTTCCGTCGTTTCGGGAAGGGCTTTCACTGTCTTTGATGGAGGCAATGACTTCCGGGCTGCCGATTCTTTGTTCCGATATCCGGGGAAACAGAGACTTGATCGTCGATGGGAAAGGTGGGTTTTTGTGTCCTCCGAGGGATGTCTCAGCGTTCGCGGAGAGGCTGAAAATATTAAATAATGATCCGGCACTGAGAGAAAGTTTCGGGGCATTCAACGCGGAAAGAGCCAAATTCTTCTCCAGCGATGCGGTCAGGACAAAGATGCGGGAGATTTATAAAAAGATATGA
- the msrB gene encoding peptide-methionine (R)-S-oxide reductase MsrB — MAEIYLAGGCFWGMEKYIASVRGVQATEVGYANGKTTNPTYQEVCYNDTGHAETVKVVYDPKIVSLGFLLELYYSAIDPTSVNRQGNDVGTQYRTGIYYIDEADFQVIKQSILKLQKRLEKPVAIEVKPLENFYFAEDNHQKYLDKNPGGYCHIKPEKFEKAAKAVVNPAGYSTPDAEVLHKNLTEMQFMVTQKSATEPPFHNEFHDQYRAGIYVDITSGEPLFSSSDKFESGCGWPAFSKPIDPNVVRERSDTTHGMVRTEVRSRIGDAHLGHVFSDGPKERGGLRYCINSASLRFVPKEDMENEGYGYLTDYVNE; from the coding sequence ATGGCGGAGATTTATCTGGCGGGCGGTTGTTTTTGGGGCATGGAGAAGTATATCGCATCGGTGCGCGGGGTACAGGCAACCGAGGTCGGTTACGCAAACGGCAAGACAACGAATCCCACTTATCAGGAGGTTTGCTATAATGACACCGGGCACGCCGAGACAGTGAAAGTGGTTTACGACCCGAAAATTGTCTCGCTGGGCTTTTTACTCGAGCTCTACTATTCGGCAATTGATCCGACCTCAGTAAACCGGCAGGGAAATGACGTCGGAACACAGTACCGCACGGGGATTTATTATATCGACGAAGCCGATTTTCAGGTGATCAAACAGTCGATTTTAAAACTGCAAAAACGGCTGGAAAAGCCGGTTGCGATTGAGGTGAAACCGCTTGAGAACTTCTATTTTGCTGAGGACAATCATCAAAAATATCTTGACAAGAACCCCGGCGGGTACTGCCACATCAAACCGGAGAAGTTCGAAAAAGCCGCAAAAGCTGTGGTGAATCCGGCGGGTTATTCAACACCGGATGCAGAAGTATTGCATAAGAATCTGACTGAGATGCAGTTTATGGTCACGCAGAAAAGCGCGACCGAACCGCCGTTTCACAATGAGTTTCATGACCAATACCGCGCAGGGATCTATGTCGATATCACGAGCGGAGAGCCGTTGTTTTCATCAAGCGACAAATTTGAATCGGGCTGCGGCTGGCCTGCGTTTTCAAAGCCTATAGACCCGAACGTCGTGCGGGAAAGATCCGACACGACCCATGGAATGGTGCGCACCGAGGTGCGCAGCCGGATCGGAGACGCACATCTCGGGCATGTGTTCAGCGACGGCCCGAAAGAAAGAGGAGGTTTACGTTACTGTATCAACAGTGCTTCTCTGCGGTTTGTCCCCAAAGAAGACATGGAAAATGAGGGCTACGGATATTTGACAGATTACGTAAATGAATGA